AGCCTTGTCGTTTACAGTAGGAGGCAGAACATTTTTGTATTTGAATTCTGATTTACAACGCATAGCGTCGCTTATACCTTTTATGATTCTTTCCATTCTCTCAGGTATAGTGCTCCTGACCTCCTGATTGAACGTTCTAACCGTTCCTTCCATGAAAGCTTTGTCAGGAATTATGTTGAAGGTGGTACCAGATTCGATATGGGCACAAGTAACGACGACAGCCTCAAGAGGGTCTATTTCTCTGCTTACTATTGTCTGAAGAGCCCCAACCATGGCCGATGCTGCAACTATGGGATCAAAGGCCAAATGAGGAACAGCTCCGTGCCCACCTTTTCCATGAACAACGCACTCCCATTCGTCGGCCGATGCCATGAATGGCCCAGCCTTATAGCCGACTATCCCAGCAGGTAAAGAGCTCCAGATGTGCAACCCAGCGATGGCGTCTACCCCTTCAAGTACACCCTCCTCTATCATGGCCCTGGCGCCACTTTTGTGTGGCGATTCCTCAGAAGGCTGGAAGATGAACCTAATACGTCCAGGAAGTTCGTTTTCCATGGATTTGAGAACTTGCGCTGCACCAAGAAGCATGGCGATGTGGGAATCATGCCCGCAAGCATGCATTACACCATCGTTTTTTGAGCGATACGGCGGATTCCCCTGTTCCTGCATAGGCAAAGCATCTATGTCAGCCCTAAGGGCAATGCATGGCCCTTTCTTTTGAGGATTCAAGTCCGCCACTACACCGGTTTCGACTCCAGCAGTTCCGACCCTTAAA
The DNA window shown above is from Thermovirga lienii DSM 17291 and carries:
- a CDS encoding amidohydrolase (PFAM: Peptidase family M20/M25/M40; Peptidase dimerisation domain~TIGRFAM: amidohydrolase~COGs: COG1473 Metal-dependent amidase/aminoacylase/carboxypeptidase~InterPro IPR002933: IPR011650: IPR010168: IPR017439~KEGG: tai:Taci_1431 amidohydrolase~PFAM: peptidase M20; peptidase dimerisation domain protein~PRIAM: N-acetyldiaminopimelate deacetylase~SPTR: Amidohydrolase;~TIGRFAM: amidohydrolase) yields the protein MLERIKNIAWEHREQITAWRHEFHANPEVSFQEFETTKRIKNYLEKMGFQNLRVGTAGVETGVVADLNPQKKGPCIALRADIDALPMQEQGNPPYRSKNDGVMHACGHDSHIAMLLGAAQVLKSMENELPGRIRFIFQPSEESPHKSGARAMIEEGVLEGVDAIAGLHIWSSLPAGIVGYKAGPFMASADEWECVVHGKGGHGAVPHLAFDPIVAASAMVGALQTIVSREIDPLEAVVVTCAHIESGTTFNIIPDKAFMEGTVRTFNQEVRSTIPERMERIIKGISDAMRCKSEFKYKNVLPPTVNDKAFTERAAEVARALLGDENVREVVPTMGAEDMGLYLERIPGTFMFLGTYNEAKGTVNPQHHPEYDVDDDVLPLGSALLSAIAWDFFRRKN